The genomic region TATTTATAAACTGTGCTTATTTAATTGAAAATATTTTAGATAATTATATTAGTAAGTAATAATATATTAAAACAAGTTATTATACAAATTAATATGTTGTGTTAGGATGAAAGAAGTAACATTTCTGCTACCTGTATTTAACAAAGAGAAAAAAATAGGATTAATTCTGGAAAAACTCAGAAATAATTACCCCGATTCAAAAATAATAGTAATAGACAATAATTCAAAGGATAAAACTGCTAAAATTGCATGTAATTCAGGTGCTCAAGTACTTCACGAAAAAGAACACGGAAAATATCTCGCCATAAAGAAAGGTTTTAGAAATGTAAAGACAAAATTTGCAGTACTGCTTGATGCAGATGATATTCATCCTGAAGAAATAAAAAAACTGGTTAAAAACATACTGACTAAAAAAACAGACATATTGTTAGGCTCAAAGATAAATAATAAACGAAAAATGATCTCTATCACTAAATTCAATTTAATCAATTATTATTTGTTTCTTTTAATCTCAAGTTTGCTGTACTACAAAACGTCAGACGTTTTTACTGGTTACTGGGTATTTAAAAGGAATTTTATTGATTATATCCTTCAAAAAGATATTCATTCTACTGGTTTTGAAGGAGAAACAGAAATGTTTTCCATAATTTCTAAAGGTAAGTTTAAAATTGTCGAAATGCCAGTTAAACCGTATAATACGGCAAATTCTATTACATTCAATCCCCTGAATGATAATTGGAAAATTTACAGAACCATTACTGGATTAATAAGATCTAATTAAAAATTTCATTTAATGTATCAACCCATAATTTTTTTTATAAAAATGAAAAATTGTGAAATTTCAATATTTCACCCCTGTGATATAGGGGAGATGGCCGATATTTAGCAATATTTAAGTATTTTATTATA from Methanobacterium sp. harbors:
- a CDS encoding glycosyltransferase family 2 protein, which gives rise to MKEVTFLLPVFNKEKKIGLILEKLRNNYPDSKIIVIDNNSKDKTAKIACNSGAQVLHEKEHGKYLAIKKGFRNVKTKFAVLLDADDIHPEEIKKLVKNILTKKTDILLGSKINNKRKMISITKFNLINYYLFLLISSLLYYKTSDVFTGYWVFKRNFIDYILQKDIHSTGFEGETEMFSIISKGKFKIVEMPVKPYNTANSITFNPLNDNWKIYRTITGLIRSN